One stretch of Streptomyces sp. A2-16 DNA includes these proteins:
- a CDS encoding DUF3145 domain-containing protein, whose protein sequence is MTTRGVLYVHSAPRALCPHVEWAIAGVLGTRVNLDWIRQPAAPGTWRSEFSWKGEVGTASKLASALRGWHLLRFEVTAEPCPTAEGERYSCTPELGIFHAVTGIHGDILIPEDRLRAALTRSQRGETDLEAELAKLLGKPWDDELEPFRYAGEGAPVRWLHQVV, encoded by the coding sequence GTGACGACACGTGGAGTTCTGTACGTGCACTCCGCGCCGCGCGCGCTGTGCCCGCACGTCGAGTGGGCGATCGCCGGGGTGCTCGGCACGCGCGTCAACCTCGACTGGATCCGGCAGCCGGCCGCCCCGGGCACCTGGCGCTCGGAGTTCTCCTGGAAGGGCGAGGTGGGCACGGCCTCCAAGCTCGCCTCCGCGCTCAGAGGCTGGCACCTGCTGCGCTTCGAGGTCACGGCCGAGCCCTGCCCCACCGCCGAGGGCGAGCGCTACAGCTGCACACCGGAACTCGGCATCTTCCACGCCGTCACCGGCATCCACGGCGACATCCTGATCCCGGAGGACCGTCTGCGGGCGGCCCTGACCCGCTCACAGCGCGGCGAGACGGACCTGGAGGCGGAGCTCGCGAAACTCCTCGGCAAGCCGTGGGACGACGAGCTGGAGCCGTTCAGGTACGCCGGCGAGGGCGCCCCGGTCCGCTGGCTGCACCAGGTCGTCTGA
- a CDS encoding SGNH/GDSL hydrolase family protein has protein sequence MRKQGHRSRAVVAVLTAALVGAAGCDAVGGDSAAPTQKPKPSPRATSAWNSKPGSIAAVGDSITRGFDACGILKDCPDVSWATGGSTQVDSLAVRLLGRARAAERSWNYAVSGARMADLSAQMTQAASHTPALVTVMVGANDACRDSTAAMTSVSDFRAGFEDALSVLHRKAPKAQVYVASVPNLKRLWSEGRTNALGKQVWKLGVCPSMLADPDSLDAAATERRDTVQERVEAYNSVLKQVCAQEERCRYDGGAVYAYRFGTDQLSHWDWFHPSVNGQARLAEIAYRKVRSVT, from the coding sequence ATGCGGAAGCAGGGCCACCGCTCGCGGGCCGTCGTCGCCGTCCTGACGGCGGCTCTGGTGGGCGCAGCCGGCTGTGACGCCGTGGGGGGCGACTCGGCGGCGCCGACCCAGAAGCCCAAGCCCTCGCCCAGGGCCACATCGGCGTGGAACAGCAAGCCCGGGTCGATCGCCGCGGTCGGCGACTCCATCACCCGCGGTTTCGACGCCTGCGGGATCCTCAAGGACTGCCCCGACGTCTCCTGGGCCACCGGCGGCAGCACCCAGGTCGACTCGCTCGCCGTACGGCTGCTGGGGCGGGCGAGGGCGGCGGAGCGCAGCTGGAACTACGCGGTGTCCGGGGCGCGGATGGCCGACCTGTCCGCGCAGATGACACAAGCGGCCTCGCACACACCGGCGCTGGTCACGGTGATGGTGGGCGCCAACGACGCCTGCCGTGACTCCACGGCGGCGATGACCTCGGTGTCCGACTTCCGGGCCGGCTTCGAGGACGCGCTGAGCGTGCTGCACAGGAAGGCGCCCAAGGCGCAGGTGTACGTGGCGAGCGTGCCCAACCTCAAGCGGCTGTGGTCCGAGGGCCGTACCAATGCGCTGGGCAAGCAGGTGTGGAAGCTGGGCGTGTGCCCGTCGATGCTGGCCGACCCGGACTCCCTGGACGCGGCGGCGACCGAGCGGCGGGACACCGTGCAGGAGCGGGTGGAGGCCTACAACTCCGTGCTGAAGCAGGTGTGCGCCCAGGAGGAGCGGTGCCGGTACGACGGGGGCGCGGTGTACGCCTACCGGTTCGGCACCGACCAGCTCAGTCACTGGGACTGGTTCCATCCGAGTGTGAACGGACAGGCGCGGCTGGCGGAGATCGCATACCGCAAGGTCAGGTCCGTGACCTAA
- a CDS encoding aldose epimerase family protein → MNELFATLSDGTPVHRWTLERAGVRVRILSYGGIVQSVEIPDRDGRTADVVLGFPGLDGYLEHPGPYLGAFIGRYANRIAGGRFELDGLTYALAPNNAPNSLHGGDHGFDKRVWDMEPAGAHGVRLSRVSPHGEEGFPGRLEVSGTYSLDESGALRISYEAVTDAPTVVNLTNHSYFNLAGSGNAGGHELRIDASRFTPVDADLIPTGVEEVADTRFDFRQGRKVGAGYDHNFVLDKGITEEAVQVAELYDPASGRVLTVATTEPGLQLYTADHLPEPFAPGDGIALETQHFPDSPNRPEFPSTVLRPGKVYRSETVYGFGTR, encoded by the coding sequence ATGAACGAACTCTTCGCCACACTTTCCGACGGCACCCCGGTTCACCGCTGGACCCTGGAGCGCGCGGGTGTCCGCGTGCGGATCCTGTCGTACGGCGGGATCGTGCAGTCGGTGGAGATCCCGGACCGGGACGGGCGGACCGCGGACGTGGTGCTGGGGTTCCCCGGGCTGGACGGGTACCTGGAGCACCCCGGTCCCTATCTGGGCGCCTTCATCGGGCGGTACGCGAACCGGATCGCGGGCGGCCGTTTCGAGCTGGACGGGCTGACGTACGCGCTGGCGCCCAACAACGCGCCCAACTCCCTGCACGGCGGCGACCACGGCTTCGACAAGCGGGTGTGGGACATGGAGCCCGCCGGTGCCCACGGGGTGCGGCTGAGCCGGGTCAGCCCGCACGGCGAGGAGGGCTTTCCGGGGCGTCTCGAGGTCTCGGGGACGTACAGCCTCGACGAGTCGGGTGCGCTGCGGATCTCGTACGAGGCGGTCACCGACGCGCCGACCGTCGTCAACCTGACCAACCACAGCTACTTCAACCTGGCCGGTTCCGGGAACGCGGGCGGGCACGAACTGCGGATCGACGCCTCCCGGTTCACCCCGGTCGACGCGGACCTGATCCCGACGGGAGTCGAGGAGGTCGCGGACACCCGGTTCGACTTCCGTCAGGGGCGCAAGGTCGGCGCGGGCTACGACCACAACTTCGTGCTCGACAAGGGGATCACCGAGGAGGCCGTCCAGGTCGCCGAGTTGTACGACCCCGCGTCCGGGCGGGTGCTGACGGTGGCGACCACCGAGCCGGGGCTCCAGCTGTACACCGCGGACCATCTGCCCGAGCCCTTCGCCCCGGGCGACGGCATCGCGCTGGAGACCCAGCACTTCCCCGACTCCCCCAACCGGCCGGAGTTCCCGAGCACGGTCCTGCGGCCGGGCAAGGTGTACCGCTCGGAGACGGTGTACGGCTTCGGCACGCGGTAG